From the Moraxella sp. FZFQ2102 genome, the window ATGGTCTCGATCATGTTCAGCGGCTATGCGGTCGGCGGTATCATCTCAGCTTTGCTTGGCTCATTCTTGGTCAAAGACTATGGCTGGGAGATCATGTTCTACTTAGCAGGCATTCCATTGGCAGGTTTTCCGCTGATTTGGAAATTCTTGCCTGAGTCACTCACCTATTTGGTTAAGGACAACAAACAAGGGCTTGCACGCCACATCATCAAAAAAGTCGAGCCATCACTTACCGTTAATGATGATGCTTTGCTAATCCTAGCAGAATCAAGCGCACCGCCTGCAAGCCAAGGCAGCTCATCGTTCAAGCAGCTGTTCACCGAAGGTCGCGCCTTTGGTACGCTGATGTTCTGGGTGGCGTTTTTTATGTGCCTATTGATGACTTATACGCTGTCAAGTTGGCTGCCTAAGCTGATGCTATCAGCTGGTTACTCATTGGGCGCAAGTATCCTATTCTTATTCGCGCTGAATATCGGTGCGATGATCGGCGCGATCGCAGGCGGCTTCTTGGCAGATAAATTCCACCTAAAGCCTGTCATCGTCACCATGTGCGCCCTAGCCGCACTGTCGATCTCGGCATTGGCGTTCAACTCACCGCCATTTATCCTATATAGCCTAGTCGCAGTCGCAGGCGCAACCACCATCGGCACATCGATTCTGCTGTACAGCTATCTTGCGCAGTTTTATCCACTACATATCCGTACCACAGGTATCGGTAGCGCATCGGCGGTCAGTCGCATCGGCGCGATCGTAGGTCCGATCATCACAGGTTTCTTGTTGTCATTGAATCTGCCGCACGCATGGAACTTCTGGTCAATCGCCATCCCTGCCCTGATTGCAACGGTAGCGATGGCTGTGCTAAAACGCGCGTAAATTTTACCGTTAATTAAAACAAAAGCAGCTTGATATGATATTTGATGGGTTATTCAAGCTGTTTTTCTCACCCCTTATTCTTGCAATAAAAAATCCCTTAAGTATCACTACTCAAGGGATTTTTAGTAATTTATAATTTGATCAACAAATAACAAATTAACGAGTGCGTGGGAAGATCTCGTCTGCACCGAAGAAGTAAGCGATTTCACGCTCAGCTGAAGCTACAGAGTCAGAACCATGTGCCGCGTTCTCGTCGATGCTTACTGCGAAATCTGCACGGATAGTGCCAGCAGCTGCTTCTTGTGGGTTGGTTGCGCCTAGGATGTCGCGGTGTGCAAGCACTGCGTTTTCACCTTCTAGTACAGATACCACAACTGGGCCTGAAGTCATGAAAGCTACTAGGTCAGCGAAGAAGCCGCGCTCTTTGTGCTCAGCGTAGAAACCTTCTGCTTCTGCTTGAGTTAGGTGCTTGTATTTCATCGCAACTGGCTTAAGACCAGCTTTTTCAAAGCGAGCAACGATTTCGCCGATGTGGTTTTTGCCAACTGCGTCTGGCTTGATGATAGATAAAGTGCGTTCGATAGCCATGGGATCATCCTTTTGCTAAATGGTTAAGGGGAAAATTATCACAAAGATTATAGCAATTTTTTTGAACAATTTACAGTCCTGTGCGTGCTTTATATAAAAATAATGGGGCTGTACTAGATTAGCAATAATGCTATACTAGTTTTATGAAGATAACCCGTTGTAAATTAAGTAAAAAAGTTCAAGTTAAACTGCTTGAATTTTTTGTGCTTGAAGTCACCGCAAGATCAGCTGCTGATTTGTTAGAGATACATCATAATTCAGCTGCTTTGTTTTATCATAAAATTCGCTTGGTGATTGAATATCGCTTAAACCTTGAAGCTTGTGAATTATTTGACGGTGAAGTAGAATTGGATGAAAGCTATTTCGGTGGCATTCGTAAAGGCAAGCGTGGGCGTGCTGCTGCTGGCAAAGTTGCCGTATTTGGTCTTTTAAAACGCAATGGTAAGGTTTATACTGCCTGTGTTAAAGATACCAAAGCTAAGACATTAATGCCTATTATTGCCAGTAAAATCAAACCTGATAGCGTGGTTTATACAGATAGCTATCGAAGTTATAATGCTTTAGATGTGAGTGATTTTAAACACTTTAGAATTAATCATTCCAAAGAATTTGCAAACAATCATAATCATATTAACGGCATTGAAAACTTTTGGTCGCAATCCAAACGCATTCTAAGAAAATATAACGGTATTGACAAAAAGCATTTTCATTTATTTATCAAAGAATGCGAGTTTAGATTTAACTATGGCACACCATCCAATCAATTAAGATTGTTAAGAAAATGGTGTGGGGTTTAGGGATTTATCTAGTACAGCCCCAAAATAATTTTTACCAAGTCATGTAATTGTATTACAACTTATTCTCTTGATGTCGCACCAGTATTGGTGTTGATCAAATCACCGTTGCGAAGCTGCTTATAATTAATGACTACCATTTATTTTAAAAATAGTGGAAATTTTTGTAATGTCTATACAAAATAAGTGTAGCATTGTTCACTTTGTTGTGGTAGTATGGCAATGTTATTGAAACATTTGTTCTGTTTGCTTTACAATAAATCTGCAATGACTTGAGAGTTTGGTTAAGAATCATAACTTCACCATTTCCATGATAAGCCATTGATTTATTTGCGGTATTTTTGAAATATTTTATTCCAAATACAGTTCAGTGTTTGATAATAGGGATAAATGATTATCTCTTTTTCATTATAACCTGTAGGCATAGTGCCGAATTATTTCATGGAGAAAGGTTATGAACGAAGCTCAAGTCAAGAGCATTCTTGAAAATCCCAAATTCAAAACTCTGGTCGCCAAAAAGCGTAACTTAAGCTGGAGTTTGACTGTCT encodes:
- a CDS encoding MFS transporter, whose protein sequence is MSQTINVNEVIDNARFQPFHWQVLFWCLLVIIFDGYDLVIYGVALPLLMEQWSLTSVQAGMLASSALVGMMFGAMIFGGLADKFGRKKIIMVCTAFFSGFTFLGAFAPSPTEFAILRFLAGLGIGGVMPNLVALTSEYAPKKSRATMVSIMFSGYAVGGIISALLGSFLVKDYGWEIMFYLAGIPLAGFPLIWKFLPESLTYLVKDNKQGLARHIIKKVEPSLTVNDDALLILAESSAPPASQGSSSFKQLFTEGRAFGTLMFWVAFFMCLLMTYTLSSWLPKLMLSAGYSLGASILFLFALNIGAMIGAIAGGFLADKFHLKPVIVTMCALAALSISALAFNSPPFILYSLVAVAGATTIGTSILLYSYLAQFYPLHIRTTGIGSASAVSRIGAIVGPIITGFLLSLNLPHAWNFWSIAIPALIATVAMAVLKRA
- the ndk gene encoding nucleoside-diphosphate kinase, whose product is MAIERTLSIIKPDAVGKNHIGEIVARFEKAGLKPVAMKYKHLTQAEAEGFYAEHKERGFFADLVAFMTSGPVVVSVLEGENAVLAHRDILGATNPQEAAAGTIRADFAVSIDENAAHGSDSVASAEREIAYFFGADEIFPRTR
- a CDS encoding IS1595 family transposase; the encoded protein is MKITRCKLSKKVQVKLLEFFVLEVTARSAADLLEIHHNSAALFYHKIRLVIEYRLNLEACELFDGEVELDESYFGGIRKGKRGRAAAGKVAVFGLLKRNGKVYTACVKDTKAKTLMPIIASKIKPDSVVYTDSYRSYNALDVSDFKHFRINHSKEFANNHNHINGIENFWSQSKRILRKYNGIDKKHFHLFIKECEFRFNYGTPSNQLRLLRKWCGV